A single window of Leptolyngbya ohadii IS1 DNA harbors:
- a CDS encoding cob(I)yrinic acid a,c-diamide adenosyltransferase — translation MTRTGIGIRTAQTRSERLAGQIHIYDGIGKGKSQAALGVVLRSIGLGIHTGSQTRVLLLRFLKGPGRTYDEDAAIEALRRGFPHLIDQVRTGRAEFFGPDDITRFDKMEAQRGWDVAKGAIASGLYSVVVLDELNPVLDLGLLPVDEVVKTLKRKPEELEIIATGRGAPQALLDIADLHSEMRAHLHPNAVAHGIEGIEIYTGSGKGKSTSALGKALQAIGKGISQDKSHRVLIMQWLKGGSGYTEDQAIQALRQSYPNLVDHQRCGRDAIVWRGQQQELDYVEAERGWEIARAAIASGLYKTIILDELNPTVDLELLPQQPIVQALLRKPRDTEVIITGRCKNPPDYFDLASTHSEVFNHKHYAEKGVDLKRGVDF, via the coding sequence ATGACAAGGACCGGAATTGGTATTCGGACTGCCCAAACGCGATCGGAGCGACTTGCAGGGCAAATTCATATCTACGATGGGATCGGCAAGGGTAAATCCCAGGCGGCTCTGGGGGTTGTGCTGCGATCGATCGGGCTGGGCATCCACACGGGTAGCCAAACCAGAGTCCTGCTGCTGCGTTTCCTCAAGGGACCGGGACGCACCTATGACGAAGATGCGGCGATCGAGGCACTGCGGCGAGGCTTTCCCCACCTGATCGACCAGGTTCGTACGGGCAGAGCGGAATTTTTTGGTCCCGATGATATTACCCGCTTCGACAAGATGGAAGCCCAGCGGGGCTGGGATGTGGCAAAGGGGGCGATCGCTTCTGGACTGTACTCTGTCGTCGTGCTGGATGAGCTGAATCCGGTGCTGGATCTGGGGCTGCTGCCTGTCGATGAGGTGGTGAAGACGCTGAAGCGCAAGCCGGAGGAACTGGAAATTATTGCGACGGGAAGGGGGGCACCCCAGGCATTGCTAGATATTGCGGATCTTCATTCCGAGATGCGGGCACATCTCCACCCCAACGCGGTCGCCCACGGCATCGAAGGCATCGAAATCTATACGGGTTCGGGTAAAGGAAAATCGACCAGTGCGCTGGGCAAGGCACTTCAGGCGATCGGCAAGGGCATCAGCCAGGACAAATCCCACCGTGTGCTGATTATGCAGTGGCTCAAGGGCGGTTCCGGTTATACGGAGGATCAGGCAATCCAGGCGCTGCGGCAAAGCTATCCCAATCTGGTCGATCATCAGCGATGCGGACGGGATGCAATTGTCTGGCGCGGTCAGCAGCAGGAATTAGACTACGTGGAAGCGGAGCGGGGCTGGGAAATTGCCCGTGCTGCCATTGCCTCCGGTCTATACAAAACCATCATTCTGGATGAGCTAAATCCCACTGTCGATCTGGAACTTCTGCCCCAGCAGCCGATCGTCCAGGCACTGCTCAGAAAGCCCCGCGATACGGAAGTCATTATTACCGGACGCTGCAAAAATCCGCCGGATTACTTCGACCTTGCCAGCACCCATTCTGAAGTGTTTAACCACAAGCACTATGCTGAAAAAGGGGTTGATCTGAAGCGAGGCGTTGATTTCTAA
- the fraC gene encoding filament integrity protein FraC — translation MPPILPLRTVALQALFLVIAIAIEAIVLYRQLKLSPREGVQYAATINLLSTVLGWVAVFTLLDTGIGQQFNISLGVQVALLNFILFNRLTPQSASSVVLLAFITFLVSFAVKQFGLVLLKWALDPKLVEVTPPPDPEERSVMRDPRKLIRQEASPQVFAVLVANALSYSAIGAVLLLLLLIQNS, via the coding sequence ATGCCCCCCATCCTCCCCCTCCGCACCGTTGCCCTCCAAGCCCTATTCCTAGTGATTGCAATCGCGATCGAGGCGATCGTTTTGTATCGTCAGCTCAAGCTTTCTCCGCGTGAGGGCGTGCAGTATGCCGCAACAATCAATCTGCTATCGACGGTGCTGGGGTGGGTAGCGGTGTTTACGCTGCTTGATACAGGAATTGGACAGCAGTTTAATATCAGTTTGGGCGTTCAGGTGGCACTGCTGAACTTTATTTTGTTTAATCGGCTCACCCCGCAGAGTGCAAGCAGTGTCGTATTACTGGCGTTTATTACCTTTCTGGTCAGCTTTGCGGTGAAGCAGTTTGGTTTAGTGCTGCTGAAGTGGGCGCTTGACCCTAAACTGGTGGAGGTAACGCCGCCCCCCGATCCAGAGGAGCGATCGGTAATGCGCGATCCGCGAAAATTAATTCGCCAGGAGGCTTCTCCTCAGGTGTTTGCCGTTCTGGTTGCCAATGCCTTGAGCTATAGTGCGATCGGGGCTGTGCTGCTGTTGCTGCTTCTAATTCAAAATTCCTGA
- a CDS encoding DUF5357 family protein, whose product MGDFLQFLFGLSLFRDLRQSFVEQFKRFQKSLREIKPFSWQTALLLSLLSWLVYLLLQDEIAKRIVSFFGWAFLILGVDWALVRRKLTVPILGLQVRYAPWVTGAILTIALYSNRLLIQDVSDAFTSYPIFSALLACIPKFIHPGPTFRPPNRAGRQDIVLVLLLGSLYSCWFQLQFEVQNLLAQYPSVLADDMSRSNFVVQMEQEPQPTYGIQILNVAEAEVRNTLNDLTTWAEVQQQLGNIQAEVPRIATIARYEIYGNPPRSREYRLWRLNAVSLPDPQQPSSLLLQLQSLWYGPSSNGRGYILQRSCVVQPAGSQILVPSGVPFGQSAQAPGSQTPVYQMNCRPLESSLPAVLPQS is encoded by the coding sequence ATGGGCGATTTTCTTCAGTTTTTGTTTGGCTTGAGTCTGTTTCGCGATCTGCGGCAGTCCTTTGTAGAACAGTTCAAGCGATTTCAAAAGAGCCTGCGGGAGATTAAACCCTTCTCCTGGCAGACTGCCCTGCTGCTGAGCCTGCTGTCCTGGCTGGTGTATTTGCTGCTTCAGGATGAAATTGCCAAACGCATCGTTTCCTTCTTTGGTTGGGCGTTCTTGATTCTGGGCGTAGATTGGGCGTTGGTCAGGCGTAAGCTAACGGTACCGATTCTGGGACTTCAGGTTCGCTATGCGCCGTGGGTAACAGGAGCCATTCTGACGATCGCTCTTTACTCGAATCGGCTGCTGATTCAGGATGTTTCCGATGCGTTTACCAGCTATCCAATTTTCTCTGCTCTGCTTGCCTGTATTCCCAAATTTATCCATCCGGGTCCGACCTTTCGCCCTCCCAATCGGGCTGGACGGCAGGACATTGTACTGGTGCTGCTGCTGGGAAGCCTCTATAGCTGCTGGTTTCAGCTCCAGTTTGAGGTGCAGAATTTGCTGGCGCAGTATCCCAGTGTGCTGGCAGATGATATGAGCCGCAGCAATTTTGTGGTGCAGATGGAGCAAGAACCGCAACCCACCTACGGGATTCAGATCCTTAATGTGGCAGAAGCCGAAGTGCGAAATACGCTCAACGATTTGACCACCTGGGCAGAGGTACAGCAGCAGCTTGGCAATATTCAAGCAGAGGTGCCCCGCATTGCGACGATCGCCCGCTATGAGATTTACGGCAACCCGCCCCGCAGCAGAGAATATCGGCTATGGCGGCTGAATGCGGTGAGTTTGCCCGACCCGCAGCAACCCAGTTCGCTATTGCTTCAGCTCCAGTCGCTCTGGTACGGTCCAAGTTCTAACGGCAGAGGCTATATTTTGCAGCGATCGTGCGTGGTTCAGCCTGCGGGCAGCCAGATTCTAGTTCCTTCGGGGGTACCCTTTGGGCAAAGTGCCCAGGCACCGGGAAGCCAGACTCCGGTTTACCAGATGAACTGCCGTCCGCTGGAATCATCCCTGCCTGCCGTATTGCCGCAAAGTTAG
- a CDS encoding DUF427 domain-containing protein, with translation MSIDRIIPQPGQESVWDYPRPPRLEDSTKRIQIVFNGETIADTHRAKRVLETSHPPVYYIPPEDIRTEYLKLERRSTFCEWKGAAGYYTIQVGDRTAENAAWFYSNPTPTFAGIQNYVAFYPSRMDACFVDGEQVTAQPGDFYGGWITKDIVGPFKGGLGTWGW, from the coding sequence GTGAGCATCGATCGCATTATTCCCCAGCCCGGTCAGGAATCCGTGTGGGACTATCCCCGTCCGCCGCGTCTGGAGGATTCAACCAAGCGTATTCAAATTGTGTTTAATGGTGAGACGATCGCTGATACCCATCGGGCAAAGCGGGTGCTGGAAACGAGCCATCCGCCCGTCTACTACATTCCGCCGGAGGATATCCGCACAGAATACCTGAAACTGGAAAGACGATCGACTTTCTGCGAATGGAAAGGGGCGGCAGGGTACTACACGATTCAGGTGGGCGACCGTACTGCCGAGAATGCTGCCTGGTTCTACAGCAATCCTACTCCCACCTTTGCAGGCATTCAGAACTACGTGGCTTTCTATCCCAGTCGCATGGATGCCTGTTTTGTAGACGGAGAGCAGGTGACAGCACAGCCAGGAGACTTTTACGGCGGCTGGATCACAAAGGATATCGTGGGTCCGTTTAAGGGCGGCTTGGGTACCTGGGGCTGGTAG
- a CDS encoding YdeI/OmpD-associated family protein, which translates to MKPKIKFEDQLAAIEAIDRQAWRQWLAENHQTAIGIWLIYYKVASGKPSVRYSEAVQEALCFGWIDSKVQTLDGDRYRQIFTPRKPGSVWSKLNKQYVADLIEQGLMTEAGMAKITAAQQDGSWNSLDDAEALVIPPDLEEALATDATAQQNFQAFRNSVKKYILSWIASAKRPETRQNRIQQTVSAAAQNRNPLARSKE; encoded by the coding sequence ATGAAACCCAAGATCAAATTTGAGGATCAGCTTGCAGCCATCGAAGCGATCGATCGTCAGGCGTGGCGGCAGTGGCTAGCGGAAAATCATCAGACGGCGATCGGCATCTGGCTAATTTACTACAAAGTCGCCAGCGGGAAACCCAGTGTGCGCTACAGCGAAGCGGTGCAGGAAGCCCTCTGCTTTGGCTGGATCGATAGCAAGGTGCAAACGCTGGATGGCGATCGCTACCGTCAGATCTTTACGCCGCGAAAGCCGGGAAGTGTGTGGTCAAAGCTCAACAAGCAGTACGTCGCGGACTTAATTGAGCAGGGTTTGATGACGGAAGCAGGGATGGCAAAAATTACCGCTGCCCAGCAGGACGGTTCCTGGAATTCCCTGGATGATGCTGAAGCATTAGTCATTCCGCCCGATCTGGAAGAGGCACTCGCGACAGACGCGACAGCACAGCAGAATTTTCAGGCGTTTCGTAATTCCGTCAAAAAATATATTCTTTCCTGGATTGCCAGCGCTAAGCGTCCTGAAACTCGCCAGAATCGAATTCAGCAAACTGTGAGTGCGGCTGCCCAAAATCGAAATCCTCTGGCACGATCGAAAGAGTGA
- a CDS encoding SpoIID/LytB domain-containing protein: PVNPNSLTPEERALNEKAKRELLQSSAPVDSFIEMKVAIAEGVPALTVSFSTATDALNRDGQPIDSLAANQSYSVEPGGNGLLINGKSFPGIVMIPLPPDGLFTLNQRTYHGHLVLALDGGRVWAVNQVNLRQYLHSVVGSEVSPSWDMEALKAQAIAARSYALTYHFKPMSGLFDLGATEYYQVYRGIEREAERTNQAVDQTSGQFVSYRGGVVESLYAASDDIVMEAFQGKGMSQLGALDLAKQGYTHQQILSRYYPGTGIGQILMDRQ; this comes from the coding sequence CCCGTTAACCCCAACAGCCTCACCCCCGAAGAACGCGCCCTCAACGAAAAGGCAAAACGAGAACTCCTCCAGTCCTCTGCACCTGTGGATTCCTTCATCGAAATGAAGGTGGCGATCGCCGAAGGGGTTCCTGCCCTCACGGTTAGCTTTTCTACCGCAACGGATGCCCTGAATCGGGATGGACAGCCGATCGACAGTTTGGCTGCAAACCAGTCCTACAGCGTGGAGCCTGGGGGAAACGGTCTGCTAATCAACGGCAAATCCTTTCCGGGCATTGTGATGATTCCGCTGCCGCCCGATGGACTGTTTACCCTGAACCAGCGCACCTATCACGGGCATCTCGTACTAGCCCTGGATGGCGGCAGAGTGTGGGCAGTGAATCAGGTCAACCTGCGGCAGTATTTGCATAGCGTCGTCGGCAGTGAGGTTTCGCCAAGCTGGGATATGGAAGCTTTGAAGGCACAGGCGATCGCTGCCCGATCCTATGCGTTGACCTACCATTTCAAGCCCATGAGCGGACTATTTGACCTGGGTGCAACGGAATACTATCAGGTGTATCGCGGCATCGAACGGGAAGCCGAGCGCACCAATCAGGCAGTAGACCAAACGAGCGGTCAGTTTGTCAGCTACCGGGGCGGCGTGGTGGAATCCCTCTATGCGGCATCGGACGATATTGTGATGGAAGCATTCCAGGGCAAAGGCATGAGCCAGCTTGGCGCATTGGATCTGGCGAAGCAGGGCTACACCCATCAGCAAATTCTGAGCCGCTATTATCCAGGAACAGGCATCGGGCAGATTTTGATGGATCGGCAGTGA
- a CDS encoding transposase translates to MVGSFRQRLSSLPDKRTGKNTRYGMEDAALSAFSVFFTQTPSFLAYQRMMEGSKGKSNAQSLFGVHQIPSDNQIRDLLDSVAPEHVFPVFEEILQGLEQQGQLADFRSTADTLLIALDGTEYFSSSQIHCANCSKRTLKSGETHYFHSVITPVIVCPGQSHVIPLVPEFIVPQDGHDKQDCENAAAKRWLAQQGQRWSGLNVTVLGDDLYCRQPLCQQLLDQQFNFILVCRPESHTTLYEHLAGIALPTVTTKRWTGKVEETYTYRYLNSVPLRDSEDALLVNWCEVTVSRPDGKVTYQNSFATNHSLSNENVAQIVLAGRTRWKVENENNNTLKTKGYNLEHNFGHGKQHLSSLLATLNILSLLFHTLLELLDQKYKLLRSHLPTRKTFFDDLRALTRYMYFDSWDHLLTFMLEGLELDIPPNTS, encoded by the coding sequence ATAGTCGGTTCTTTTCGCCAGCGACTGTCCTCGCTACCGGACAAACGGACTGGCAAGAATACTCGCTATGGAATGGAAGATGCAGCTTTAAGCGCGTTTAGCGTGTTTTTCACCCAGACCCCTTCATTTCTGGCATATCAGCGGATGATGGAGGGCAGCAAAGGCAAAAGCAATGCTCAAAGCCTGTTTGGTGTCCATCAGATTCCCAGCGACAACCAAATCCGGGACTTGTTAGATTCGGTAGCACCTGAGCACGTGTTTCCGGTGTTTGAGGAAATCTTGCAGGGGTTAGAGCAGCAGGGGCAGTTAGCGGACTTCCGCTCTACTGCGGATACTCTGTTGATTGCCTTGGATGGCACCGAATACTTCAGTTCAAGCCAAATTCACTGCGCTAACTGTTCAAAGCGCACGCTGAAGTCGGGAGAAACTCACTACTTCCATAGCGTTATCACGCCGGTCATCGTCTGTCCGGGACAGAGCCACGTGATCCCCTTGGTTCCTGAGTTCATCGTGCCGCAGGATGGACATGACAAGCAGGACTGTGAGAATGCCGCCGCGAAACGCTGGTTGGCGCAGCAGGGGCAACGCTGGAGTGGCTTGAACGTCACTGTTCTAGGGGACGACCTTTATTGCCGCCAGCCCTTATGCCAGCAGCTTTTAGACCAGCAGTTCAACTTTATCCTGGTGTGTCGTCCCGAATCCCACACCACCCTCTATGAGCATCTTGCAGGCATTGCTCTGCCAACCGTCACGACCAAGCGGTGGACCGGGAAAGTTGAGGAGACCTATACCTACCGCTATCTCAACTCAGTGCCTCTAAGAGATAGCGAGGATGCTTTGTTGGTTAACTGGTGTGAGGTCACAGTCAGTCGTCCTGACGGCAAGGTGACGTATCAGAATTCGTTTGCCACCAATCACTCTCTGAGCAATGAAAACGTAGCCCAGATCGTTCTGGCAGGGCGTACCCGTTGGAAGGTCGAAAACGAGAATAACAACACGCTTAAGACTAAGGGCTACAATCTGGAACACAATTTCGGGCACGGGAAACAGCACCTCTCCTCACTGCTTGCGACCCTGAATATCCTGTCCCTGCTATTCCACACGTTGTTGGAGTTGCTCGACCAGAAGTACAAGCTGCTGCGATCTCACTTGCCGACACGTAAGACCTTTTTTGATGACTTGCGGGCGTTAACCCGTTACATGTATTTCGACAGTTGGGATCATCTGCTCACCTTCATGCTCGAAGGGCTAGAGCTAGACATTCCGCCCAATACCAGTTGA
- a CDS encoding bifunctional riboflavin kinase/FAD synthetase has product MWITSSLTTAKTPTRVALGNFDGVHRGHQQVIQPVLSQAHSDSLPAVLPAVLPTVVTFHPHPRQFFTGEARSLLTPLEEKIQILRSIGVQQLVLLPFNEALANLSPEDFVRRILVESLQAQQVSVGENFCFGYRRSGTAIDLKNLAAQYDIPVEIVPLHCSDDERISSSAIREALTAGDPQRAGRLLGRPYELVGQIVQGQQLGRTIGFPTANVQVPPDKFLPRLGVYSVWVSSVEAQQIRGVMNIGNRPTVSGQQQTIEVHLLDWSGDLYGKTLTVALDRFLRPEQKFGSLDELKVQIQRDCVAARAGEQGRGEGVIASGRNFLERRSS; this is encoded by the coding sequence GTGTGGATTACTTCTTCTCTAACAACAGCTAAAACTCCGACCCGTGTGGCGCTGGGCAACTTCGACGGCGTGCATCGCGGGCATCAACAAGTGATTCAGCCAGTGCTGAGTCAGGCTCATTCAGATAGTCTTCCGGCAGTTCTTCCGGCAGTCCTGCCAACGGTCGTTACCTTCCATCCCCATCCGCGTCAGTTTTTTACCGGGGAGGCTCGATCGCTGCTGACACCCCTGGAGGAAAAAATTCAAATCCTGCGATCGATCGGGGTACAGCAACTCGTTCTGCTGCCATTCAACGAAGCCCTTGCCAATCTCAGTCCAGAGGATTTTGTGAGGCGGATTCTGGTCGAGTCGCTTCAGGCGCAGCAGGTCAGCGTGGGGGAAAATTTCTGTTTTGGCTATCGGCGATCGGGTACGGCGATCGATCTGAAGAATCTGGCAGCGCAGTATGACATTCCGGTCGAGATCGTGCCGCTTCATTGCAGCGATGATGAGCGAATTAGCAGTTCTGCAATTCGGGAAGCTTTGACGGCAGGCGATCCGCAGCGGGCAGGTCGTTTACTGGGTAGACCCTATGAGCTGGTGGGTCAAATTGTCCAGGGACAGCAGCTTGGACGGACGATCGGCTTTCCTACGGCAAACGTACAGGTTCCCCCCGACAAGTTTTTGCCCCGTTTGGGCGTCTATAGCGTTTGGGTATCCAGTGTTGAAGCTCAACAGATCCGGGGCGTGATGAATATTGGCAATCGTCCCACGGTATCGGGGCAGCAGCAGACGATCGAAGTTCATTTGCTCGACTGGTCTGGGGATTTGTACGGCAAGACATTGACCGTTGCCCTCGATCGATTCCTGCGTCCGGAGCAGAAGTTTGGCTCGCTGGATGAGTTGAAGGTGCAGATTCAGCGGGATTGTGTGGCGGCGCGGGCGGGGGAGCAGGGGAGAGGAGAAGGGGTTATTGCATCGGGAAGAAATTTCCTAGAACGCCGATCGTCTTGA
- a CDS encoding DUF4359 domain-containing protein, translated as MKNSLFALILVAGGFFVTNPDQPAYVDFAAVRFANATQDAICRLPGTAPQGNSTQTPEFFQSIASSIQELCRGAVTAGTNFGREPLQNYINSKTQRQNFLLFSLYTTEFPGYQIKTIGVLGNFFPMQ; from the coding sequence ATGAAAAACAGCTTATTTGCGCTGATCCTGGTGGCAGGTGGCTTTTTCGTCACTAATCCAGACCAGCCTGCCTATGTGGATTTTGCTGCTGTCCGCTTTGCCAACGCTACCCAGGATGCCATTTGTCGCTTACCCGGCACTGCTCCCCAGGGCAACTCGACCCAGACTCCAGAATTCTTTCAGTCGATCGCCTCTTCGATTCAGGAACTCTGTCGCGGAGCCGTCACCGCAGGCACTAACTTCGGCAGGGAACCACTCCAGAACTACATCAACAGCAAGACGCAGCGGCAAAATTTTCTCCTGTTCAGCCTTTATACGACTGAGTTTCCGGGCTATCAGATCAAGACGATCGGCGTTCTAGGAAATTTCTTCCCGATGCAATAA